A region from the Panicum hallii strain FIL2 chromosome 1, PHallii_v3.1, whole genome shotgun sequence genome encodes:
- the LOC112891001 gene encoding transcription factor bHLH49-like, producing the protein MARCQGTVGSLCQGLLDLDDDKFGAMCSAFGYLQEWPDLGAMCGASLGATPGAGDGNDDSSCNGSGGLKKRGPDACLDAKGDGNDMSKRPRGKQQQQLCGLVEVAAPGKGKQERPKAGTKKKAEAASTAAAAGQKTDYIHVRARRGQATDSHSLAERVRRERISERMRYLQELVPGCSKVTGKAGMLDEIINYVQSLQKQVEFLSMKIAASNPVVSFDIVEDLFGRQLKQACSPAALPAMALPAGQLEPTGLQMSPLQQVHPSAAAGSNGFGLDMVVNNLYPSAAASCPVSAATPVMAAGGPSIEPCLNVNGAAAAAWDIGSQNLFGGFDAQFQSVESDCLLDNLKMEM; encoded by the exons ATGGCGCGATGCCAGGGGACCGTCGGGAGCCTGTGCCAGGGGCTGCTGGACCTCGACGACGACAAGTTCGGCGCAATGTGCAGCGCATTCGGTTACCTCCAGGAGTGGCCGGACCTGGGCGCCATGTGCGGCGCGAGCCTTGGTGCGACGCCGGGCGCCGGCGACGGCAACGACGACTCCTCCTGCAACGGCAGCGGCGGGCTCAAGAAGAGGGGGCCGGACGCGTGCCTCGACGCCAAG GGTGATGGCAACGACATGAGCAAGAGACCCAGagggaagcagcagcagcagctgtgTGGCCTCGTTGAGGTCGCGGCGCCCGGGAAAGGGAAGCAGGAGAGACCAAAGGCCGGCACCAAGAAGAAGGCGGAGGCggcgtcgacggcggcggctgccggCCAGAAGACCGACTACATCCACGTCCGGGCACGCCGCGGCCAGGCCACGGACAGCCACAGCCTCGCCGAGCGG GTGAGGAGGGAGAGGATCAGCGAGCGGATGAGGTATCTGCAGGAGCTGGTGCCCGGGTGCAGCAAGGTCACCGGCAAGGCCGGCATGCTCGACGAGATCATCAACTACGTCCAGTCCCTGCAGAAGCAAGTCGAG TTCCTGTCCATGAAGATCGCCGCGTCCAACCCGGTGGTGAGCTTCGACATCGTCGAGGACCTTTTCGGCAGGCAGCTGAAGCAGGCGTGCAGCCCTGCCGCCCTTCCTGCGATGGCTCTGCCGGCGGGGCAGCTGGAGCCGACCGGCCTTCAGATGAGCCCCTTGCAGCAGGTGCACCCATCTGCAGCAGCAGGCTCCAATGGCTTTGGGCTGGACATGGTCGTCAACAACCTGtacccttccgccgccgcgagCTGCCCCGTGTCGGCTGCCACGCCGGTGATGGCGGCGGGCGGACCGTCGATCGAGCCGTGCCTCAAC GTGAatggagctgctgctgctgcctgggACATTGGCTCCCAAAATCTCTTCGGTGGATTTGATGCACAATTCCAGTCAGTAGAAA GTGACTGCTTGCTAGACAACCTCAAAATGGAAATGTAA
- the LOC112887216 gene encoding U-box domain-containing protein 6-like, which produces MANRNNKVMGISQRKSCPKVHSSMCNELTMMLDKVSSILPSIEAARPGCKAGIQELCNLYNVVEKGKLITLHCIECSKLYLAITGEAIVARCERIRDSLRRSLFLIQNMVPPALANQIAEVHDDLRDVKFVLDPMEEEPGKAILQMLRQSNASEELELETFLQAASKLDLTSPKALLIERRAIKKLLDKVNGDDPKKEGVLKFFLYLIKKYGKSIRSETGEQNENIQSESQSLTPSTTSSDAGPPEKCYTPTDFQIYEDHNSMSGAATPPAEFCCPISTKLMHDPVIITSGQTYERENIERWFNEGYDTCPRTQIKLENFSMIPNTCMRDLICNWCKEHGFTLSDFIPPSESAYSYLPEQLHGYSVSSLHNVSVPLIAGKDNRFVIDHSNTSFALSDASYVSNASHARDMEDSKDISQFSWNADYQKYLSFHNFNQEMFLRFFHELSMLPLELQDKSIKDLKNVLDYENEVSYDMVSNGFVEAFLEFLRNDTGSHSVQVQKAGFQFFLAFLSNSRAKVPSMNEEAFHLIISFLDSELKVEALLTLHELVQHLSSPRSHVMASVVTPPLFKILASEDTEGLELALKIICELSCDADIRSSLVSMGIISKLVPIFSEGSFVECCLEILRNLCDMEEGAARITITNRCLASVAEYLDIGSPKEREHAVVILLEICSRSIEDCLLVMKEGVIPALVDLSVNGTEEAKSCSIKLLHLLRDMRRSDQFTNSCSQEVVATDVVEDAPDNSVHKKPVSKSSRFFQKKLNIFSKPRSLTLF; this is translated from the exons GACCAGGTTGTAAAGCAGGCATACAGGAATTATGCAACTTATATAATGTTGTTGAGAAAGGGAAACTCATAACTCTACACTGCATTGAGTGTAGTAAGCTCTACTTG GCTATTACTGGAGAGGCGATTGTAGCAAGATGTGAAAGGATCAGGGACTCACTTAGGCGGAGTTTGTTCCTTATTCAGAATATGGTTCCACCAGCACTTGCTAATCAG ATTGCCGAAGTTCACGATGATCTCCGGGATGTCAAATTTGTTCTTGATCCAATGGAAGAAGAGCCTGGCAAAGCCATTTTACAGATGCTCCGGCAGTCCAATGCAAGTGAAGAATTAGAACTTGAGACATTCCTGCAGGCTGCTTCAAAGTTGGACCTGACATCTCCTAAAGCTCTCTTAATTGAAAGACGAGCAATCAAGAAACTGCTTGACAAGGTTAATGGTGATGATCCAAAAAAGGAGGGGGTCCTTAAGTTCTTTCTGTACCTCATTAAGAAGTATGGAAAGAGCATCAGATCAGAGACTGGTGAACAGAATGAGAATATACAATCTGAAAGTCAGTCTTTAACTCCAAGCACAACTTCCAGTGATGCCGGCCCTCCTGAAAAATGCTACACACCAACAGACTTTCAGATTTATGAGGATCACAATAGTATGTCTGGAGCCGCTACTCCGCCTGCTGAGTTCTGCTGCCCAATATCAACAAAGCTAATGCATGATCCTGTTATAATAACATCTGGACAGACTTATGAAAGAGAAAAtattgagagatggttcaatGAAGGATATGATACTTGTCCTAGGACACAGATAAAGCTAGAGAACTTCTCCATGATCCCAAATACCTGCATGAGAGATCTCATTTGCAATTGGTGCAAAGAGCATGGTTTTACGCTTTCTGATTTTATTCCTCCAAGTGAAAGTGCTTACAGTTACTTACCAGAGCAATTGCATGGTTACTCTGTGTCAAGTTTGCACAATGTTTCTGTACCTCTCATTGCTGGAAAGGACAACCGTTTTGTGATTGACCACAGCAATACATCTTTTGCATTGTCTGATGCCAGTTATGTCTCTAATGCATCCCACGCTAGGGACATGGAGGATTCAAAAGATATTTCTCAGTTCTCTTGGAACGCTGACTATCAAAAGTATCTGTCGTTCCACAACTTCAACCAGGAGATGTTCCTGAGGTTCTTTCATGAGCTTTCAATGCTCCCATTAGAACTCCAAGACAAGTCAATTAAAGATCTGAAGAATGTTCTTGATTATGAAAATGAGGTTTCATACGATATGGTTTCAAATGGATTTGTAGAAGCATTCCTTGAATTTTTGAGAAATGATACTGGCAGCCACAGTGTCCAAGTTCAGAAAGCTGGATTTCAATTTTTTCTTGCTTTTCTTTCCAATAGCAG GGCTAAGGTTCCATCTATGaatgaagaagcatttcatctGATCATATCCTTCCTTGACTCTGAGTTAAAAGTTGAAGCTTTGTTGACACTACATGAGCTGGTTCAGCACTTGAGCAGTCCAAGGTCTCATGTGATGGCCTCTGTTGTTACTCCTCCATTGTTCAAAATACTGGCATCTGAAGATACTGAAGGGCTTGAACTTGCCCTGAAGATTATCTGCGAGCTTTCATGTGATGCTGATATAAGATCTTCTCTAGTTTCAATGGGAATAATCTCAAAGCTTGTTCCCATTTTCTCTGAAGGAAGCTTCGTTGAGTGCTGTTTGGAGATTTTACGGAACTTATGTGACATGGAAGAAGGTGCGGCTCGTATTACAATAACCAACCGGTGTCTTGCTTCTGTTGCAGAATATCTGGACATAGGAAGCCCTAAAGAACGAGAGCATGCAGTGGTTATCCTTCTGGAAATATGTTCCCGTAGCATCGAGGACTGTCTACTCGTAATGAAGGAAGGCGTGATCCCTGCCCTAGTGGACTTGTCAGTGAATGGAACCGAAGAAGCCAAAAGCTGTTCGATCAAGCTGCTCCATCTTCTCAGGGACATGAGGCGAAGCGACCAGTTCACTAACTCATGTTCACAAGAAGTGGTTGCCACAGACGTGGTAGAGGATGCTCCCGACAACTCTGTTCACAAGAAGCCGGTATCAAAGTCGTCCCGTTTTTTCCAAAAAAAGTTGAACATCTTCTCCAAACCTCGGTCACTCACACTGTTTTGA
- the LOC112891010 gene encoding uncharacterized protein LOC112891010, with amino-acid sequence METVEEDVEEYSWREVVLPRLVPVVPDAPPELERETGERRRGRDLLVAVDFGPNSKHAFDWALAHIARIADTVHLVHAVSSVHNEIVYEKSRELMEDLAIEAFKTLLVRTKARIVEGDAGKVICREADRLKPAAVILGTRGRGIIQSVLQGSVSEYCFHNCKAAPIIIVPGKEAGEQSVL; translated from the exons ATGGAGACGGTGGAGGAGGACGTGGAGGAGTACAGCTGGCGGGAGGTGgtgctgccgcgcctcgtccccGTGgtgcccgacgcgccgccggAGCTCGAGCGGGAGACCGGGGAGCGGCGACGCGGCAGggacctcctcgtcgccgtcgacttCGGCCCCAACTCCAAGCACGCCTTCGACTGGGCGCTCGCGCACATCGCGCGCATCGCCGACACGGTCCACCTCGTCCACGCCGTCTCCA GTGTGCATAATGAGATTGTGTATGAGAAAAGTCGGGAGCTAATGGAGGATCTGGCTATTGAGGCATTCAAGACTTTATTG GTCCGTACCAAGGCGCGAATTGTTGAAGGGGATGCTGGAAAAGTTATATGCCGGGAAGCAGACCGATTGAAGCCGGCAGCTGTCATTCTTGGTACACGTGGTAGAGGAATTATTCAAAG TGTGCTGCAGGGAAGTGTCAGTGAGTATTGCTTCCACAACTGTAAAGCGGCACCAATTATCATCGTGCCAGGCAAAG AAGCTGGTGAGCAGTCTGTGCTTTGA
- the LOC112874859 gene encoding tubby-like F-box protein 5 produces MSLKSIVGQLKEMRDGIGNMSRRAGGSDGRAGHGHAGSRHSWPGLWAEQPQRLGRGQEGSQQQQHQGRWANLPPELLLDVIQRVEASEATWPARRQVVACAHVCRSWREITKEVVKTLEECGRITFPISLKQPGPREQPVQCFVRRDRATSTYLLYLGLSPSLNVENDKLLLAARKVRRATRTSFVISLASDDFSHSSSTYVGKLKPNFLGTKFTIFDSQPPSDAVVLPNNKPSKRQSKQVSPRLPLGNYNVATVTYELTVLRNRGPRRMQCTMHSIPAQCIQEGGKAPTPTGTIHSLDEPVSTLPSTKGKEPAVEFSSTSLGADLSGPACTGEEPLVLKNKAPRWHEQLQCWCLNFRGRVTVASVKNFQLVASVDPSLNIPAAEQEKVILQFGKIGKDIFTMDYRYPLSAFQAFAICLTSFDTKPACE; encoded by the exons ATGTCTCTCAAGAGCATTGTGGGGCAACTGAAGGAAATGAGGGACGGCATAGGGAACATGTCGAGGCGCGCCGGGGGCTCCGACGGGCGCGCcggccacggccacgcgggGTCGCGGCATTCTTGGCCTGGCCTGTGGGCGGAACAGCCGCAGCGGCTTGGCCGGGGCCAGGAGGggtcgcagcagcagcagcatcaggGGCGGTGGGCGAACCTGCCGCCGGAACTGCTGCTGGATGTGATACAGAGGGTGGAGGCCAGCGAGGCGACGTGGCCGGCGCGTCGCCAGGTCGTGGCGTGCGCGCACGTTTGCCGGTCGTGGCGTGAGATCACCAAGGAGGTGGTGAAGACGCTCGAAGAGTGCGGCAGGATCACATTCCCCATATCCCTCAAGCAG CCGGGACCTCGCGAGCAGCCGGTGCAGTGCTTTGTAAGGAGGGACAGGGCGACATCCACATATCTCCTCTACCTAGGGCTCAGTCCAT CTCTGAATGTGGAAAACGACAAGCTTTTGCTTGCAGCTCGTAAGGTCAGGCGTGCCACGAGGACTTCTTTTGTGATCTCACTGGCCTCTGATGATTTCTCTCACTCCAGCAGCACCTATGTTGGTAAACTGAA GCCAAACTTTCTTGGCACAAAGTTCACAATCTTTGACAGCCAGCCTCCTTCTGATGCTGTGGTTCTACCAAACAATAAACCAAGCAAAAGGCAGTCGAAACAAGTATCACCAAGACTGCCACTTGGCAATTATAATGTTGCTACAGTCACATATGAGCTCACCGTCCTACGCAATCGGGGACCAAGGAGGATGCAATGCACCATGCACTCAATACCAGCTCAGTGCATTCAGGAGGGTGGGAAGGCCCCAACGCCTACTGGCACCATCCACTCGCTTGATGAGCCAGTGTCCACATTACCGAGTACCAAAGGAAAGGAACCGGCTGTGGAATTTTCGTCAACAAGCCTCGGTGCTGATCTGTCTGGACCAGCTTGTACGGGTGAAGAGCCTCTAGTTCTGAAGAATAAAGCCCCCCGTTGGCATGAGCAGCTGCAGTGCTGGTGCCTCAACTTCCGGGGGCGCGTCACCGTGGCATCGGTCAAGAACTTCCAGCTTGTTGCCTCTGTTGATCCTTCCCTCAACATCCccgcggcggagcaggagaAGGTGATCCTCCAGTTCGGGAAGATAGGGAAGGATATATTCACCATGGACTACCGGTACCCGCTCTCGGCCTTCCAGGCCTTTGCGATCTGCCTGACCAGCTTTGACACCAAGCCGGCATGCGAATAA